In the genome of Brienomyrus brachyistius isolate T26 chromosome 17, BBRACH_0.4, whole genome shotgun sequence, one region contains:
- the nlrx1 gene encoding NLR family member X1 isoform X1, with the protein MMWLCRRCVGVYNWRRMRWKQRATPYQTIFTSWKDLKQKHFSSMGTKITWPLQLHWHQSLGTALWRPQMREPLLSSASGPISVLRALSFSASIAADPIEIHKQRLNLWFSHLPQEEKQFGGYFTPETMHIDPLILERKPAESRGIERSQIPHHPSLSVEQLFDRPLGHPSERGMNIMLYGAVGTGKSTVVRKLVLDWCAGTTLSQFKLLVPFSCEDLSQSKNPTSLRDLVGRKYLHLRRTPFLSGEAQQARDVLFIFNGMERMRLNFRIASTELCSDPNEALPTGTLMVNLLRKYLLPEATILVTTRLSAVEHIPKKYVSRYMQICGFNDPESQRSYFTSRLLQQATEKLNPQAESLIELLYLNLQKESQLAFACYLPSYCWLTCATLHFLHFTDTQAPIRTLTGIFTSFLRLNFGGEVLEVNEGSSGATEQSSLMRYVVQTVGKLAFDGVTKRRTRFTEEELEQWVGGKTKTDEELQQLSVFRNDVLDFFLVPCVENTKLLEAGDVTKQRYVFAIPTMQEYLAALYMVLGENKSALERLSRDMSMALGQAGEDLQSLGNILSKFIPLRIFAVFNLLRLAPNLYERVLNMTKGRIARTMAAEMFRSEDSFNEDVLDQVEQSLLGVQGPQPKQELDMKSFELYPIFMGGLLHYGNRALLEQLGCHITSTAVAQITHGLTRQLAQHGQKNLPPTELMDLLLFLYEFQNPRLTSQVLSSLKTINLSTVRMTPIKCFILSWVLTCSPRRLLLDELNLSSCHLRSEMLKMLRSAFRCTHHLKLCNNPLLESGAQHLLEGLQGNQSLKRLDLMHTGLDDSAARQLAEHLSDMTSPVGLEELNVAYNDIGDSAGLKLVAACRKHPTVHTVHLYLNQLSEMGKQSLYVDGSEAGAARRLQILTSVTEGADLSDAWPRILSIIRQNATSWDRGRVREQLLDFLRDLESSRRQQRNFLKKHHFRRVEKGVRECLRTLDDRTP; encoded by the exons ACCCCATTGAGATACACAAGCAGAGACTGAACTTGTGGTTCAGCCATTTGCCCCAGGAGGAGAAGCAGTTTGGCGGGTACTTCACCCCAGAGACTATGCACATAGATCCACTGATTCTGGAGAGAAAGCCAGCGGAGAGCAGGGGCATCGAGAGATCGCAGATCCCCCACCACCCTTCGCTGAGTGTGGAACAGCTCTTTGACCGCCCACTAGGGCACCCCAGTGAGCGAGGGATGAACATTATGCTTTATGGGGCTGTAGGAACAGGGAAAAGCACAGTGGTGCGCAAGCTGGTATTGGACTGGTGTGCTGGTACAACCCTCTCCCAGTTCAAGCTGCTGGTGCCTTTCTCCTGTGAGGATCTCTCCCAGTCGAAGAATCCCACCTCCCTGCGCGATCTGGTAGGCCGTAAGTATCTACACCTGCGTCGGACTCCCTTCCTCAGTGGCGAGGCTCAGCAAGCTCGCGATGTCCTCTTCATCTTCAATGGCATGGAGAGGATGAGGCTGAACTTCCGCATCGCCTCCACTGAGCTCTGCAGCGACCCTAATGAGGCACTTCCCACGGGGACCCTCATGGTCAACCTTCTGAGGAAGTACCTCTTACCTGAG gctACCATACTGGTCACCACCAGACTATCTGCGGTGGAGCATATCCCCAAGAAGTATGTGAGCCGCTACATGCAGATCTGTGGCTTCAATGACCCAGAGAGCCAGCGCTCCTACTTCACCAGCAGgctcctccagcaggccacagaGAAGCTCAATCCACAGGCCGAGTCACTGATCGAGCTGCTCTATCTAAACCTGCAGAAGGAGAGCCAGTTAGCCTTTGCCTGCTACTTGCCGTCCTACTGCTGGCTCACCTGTGCCACCCTGCATTTTCTGCATTTCACGGATACCCAGGCGCCCATCCGGACACTCACAGGCATCTTCACCAGTTTTCTCCGGCTCAACTTTGGTGGGGAGGTGCTGGAGGTCAACGAGGGCAGCAGCGGTGCCACTGAGCAGAGCTCCCTGATGCGATATGTGGTGCAGACGGTGGGGAAGCTGGCTTTTGATGGTGTCACCAAAAGACGGACGCGCTTCACTgaggaggagctggagcagTGGGTGGGTGGCAAGACTAAAACAGACGAGGAGCTGCAGCAGTTGTCCGTCTTCCGCAATGACGTGCTGGACTTCTTTCTGGTGCCCTGCGTGGAGAACACCAAATTGCTGGAGGCTGGGGATGTGACCAAACAGCGATATGTATTCGCCATACCTACTATGCAGGAGTATCTTGCTGCCCTCTACATGGTGCTGGGAGAGAACAAGTCAGCTCTGGAGAGGTTAAGCCGAGACATGTCGATGGCTCTGGGACAGGCTGGGGAGGATCTGCAAAGCCTGGGGAACATCCTTTCTAAGTTCATCCCCCTCAGAATCTTTGCTGTCTTCAATCTTCTCCGGCTGGCACCCAATCTGTATGAGCGTGTGCTCAACATGACCAAAGGCCGCATTGCCCGAACCATGGCGGCTGAAATGTTCCGCTCGGAGGATAGCTTCAATGAGGATGTGCTGGACCAGGTGGAGCAGAGCCTGCTGGGCGTGCAGGGTCCACAGCCGAAGCAAGAGCTGGATATGAAGTCCTTTGAGCTCTATCCCATCTTCATGGGAGGTCTTCTGCACTATGGAAACCGAGCATTGCTGGAGCAGTTAGGCTGTCACATCACCAGCACGGCCGTGGCACAGATCACACATGGCCTCACCCGCCAGCTAGCTCAGCACGGCCAAAAGAATCTGCCGCCCACTGAGCTTATGGACCTTCTGCTGTTCCTCTATGAGTTCCAGAACCCACGCCTTACCAGCCAGGTCCTGAGCTCCCTCAAGACCATCAACCTCTCCACCGTTCGCATGACACCCATCAAATGCTTCATCTTGAGCTGGGTGCTGACCTGCAGCCCCCGAAGGCTCCTTCTGGATGAGCTGAACCTGTCCTCCTGCCATCTCAGGTCTGAGATGCTGAAAATGCTGAGATCAGCCTTCCGCTGCACTCATCATCTGAA GCTGTGTAACAACCCCCTGCTGGAGTCGGGAGCCCAGCACCTGCTGGAGGGTCTGCAGGGGAACCAATCTCTGAAAAGGTTGGACCTTATGCACACAGGCCTAGATGACAGTGCAGCCCGGCAGCTTGCAGAGCACCTAAGTGACATGACGAGCCCCGTAGGCCTAGAAGAGCTCAACGTGGCCTACAACGACATTGGGGACAGCGCCGGTCTGAAGCTGGTGGCCGCATGCCGGAAGCACCCGACAGTGCATACCGTGCA CCTGTATCTGAACCAGCTGAGTGAGATGGGGAAGCAGTCCCTGTATGTGGATGGCAGTGAAGCTGGTGCCGCTCGTCGGCTCCAGATCCTGACCTCCGTGACGGAGGGCGCGGACCTATCAGATGCCTGGCCGCGCATCCTCAGCATCATCCGCCAGAATGCCACATCCTGGGACCGCGGTCGTGTCCGTGAGCAGCTTCTGGACTTTCTCAGGGACCTGGAGTCCAGCCGGCGCCAGCAGCGTAACTTcctgaagaagcaccacttccgTCGTGTGGAAAAAGGAGTGAGGGAGTGCCTGCGCACCTTGGATGACAGAACCCCCTAA
- the nlrx1 gene encoding NLR family member X1 isoform X2 produces MMWLCRRCVGVYNWRRMRWKQRATPYQTIFTSWKDLKQKHFSSMGTKITWPLQLHWHQSLGTALWRPQMREPLLSSASGPISVLRALSFSASIAADPIEIHKQRLNLWFSHLPQEEKQFGGYFTPETMHIDPLILERKPAESRGIERSQIPHHPSLSVEQLFDRPLGHPSERGMNIMLYGAVGTGKSTVVRKLVLDWCAGTTLSQFKLLVPFSCEDLSQSKNPTSLRDLVGRKYLHLRRTPFLSGEAQQARDVLFIFNGMERMRLNFRIASTELCSDPNEALPTGTLMVNLLRKYLLPEATILVTTRLSAVEHIPKKYVSRYMQICGFNDPESQRSYFTSRLLQQATEKLNPQAESLIELLYLNLQKESQLAFACYLPSYCWLTCATLHFLHFTDTQAPIRTLTGIFTSFLRLNFGGEVLEVNEGSSGATEQSSLMRYVVQTVGKLAFDGVTKRRTRFTEEELEQWVGGKTKTDEELQQLSVFRNDVLDFFLVPCVENTKLLEAGDVTKQRYVFAIPTMQEYLAALYMVLGENKSALERLSRDMSMALGQAGEDLQSLGNILSKFIPLRIFAVFNLLRLAPNLYERVLNMTKGRIARTMAAEMFRSEDSFNEDVLDQVEQSLLGVQGPQPKQELDMKSFELYPIFMGGLLHYGNRALLEQLGCHITSTAVAQITHGLTRQLAQHGQKNLPPTELMDLLLFLYEFQNPRLTSQVLSSLKTINLSTVRMTPIKCFILSWVLTCSPRRLLLDELNLSSCHLRLCNNPLLESGAQHLLEGLQGNQSLKRLDLMHTGLDDSAARQLAEHLSDMTSPVGLEELNVAYNDIGDSAGLKLVAACRKHPTVHTVHLYLNQLSEMGKQSLYVDGSEAGAARRLQILTSVTEGADLSDAWPRILSIIRQNATSWDRGRVREQLLDFLRDLESSRRQQRNFLKKHHFRRVEKGVRECLRTLDDRTP; encoded by the exons ACCCCATTGAGATACACAAGCAGAGACTGAACTTGTGGTTCAGCCATTTGCCCCAGGAGGAGAAGCAGTTTGGCGGGTACTTCACCCCAGAGACTATGCACATAGATCCACTGATTCTGGAGAGAAAGCCAGCGGAGAGCAGGGGCATCGAGAGATCGCAGATCCCCCACCACCCTTCGCTGAGTGTGGAACAGCTCTTTGACCGCCCACTAGGGCACCCCAGTGAGCGAGGGATGAACATTATGCTTTATGGGGCTGTAGGAACAGGGAAAAGCACAGTGGTGCGCAAGCTGGTATTGGACTGGTGTGCTGGTACAACCCTCTCCCAGTTCAAGCTGCTGGTGCCTTTCTCCTGTGAGGATCTCTCCCAGTCGAAGAATCCCACCTCCCTGCGCGATCTGGTAGGCCGTAAGTATCTACACCTGCGTCGGACTCCCTTCCTCAGTGGCGAGGCTCAGCAAGCTCGCGATGTCCTCTTCATCTTCAATGGCATGGAGAGGATGAGGCTGAACTTCCGCATCGCCTCCACTGAGCTCTGCAGCGACCCTAATGAGGCACTTCCCACGGGGACCCTCATGGTCAACCTTCTGAGGAAGTACCTCTTACCTGAG gctACCATACTGGTCACCACCAGACTATCTGCGGTGGAGCATATCCCCAAGAAGTATGTGAGCCGCTACATGCAGATCTGTGGCTTCAATGACCCAGAGAGCCAGCGCTCCTACTTCACCAGCAGgctcctccagcaggccacagaGAAGCTCAATCCACAGGCCGAGTCACTGATCGAGCTGCTCTATCTAAACCTGCAGAAGGAGAGCCAGTTAGCCTTTGCCTGCTACTTGCCGTCCTACTGCTGGCTCACCTGTGCCACCCTGCATTTTCTGCATTTCACGGATACCCAGGCGCCCATCCGGACACTCACAGGCATCTTCACCAGTTTTCTCCGGCTCAACTTTGGTGGGGAGGTGCTGGAGGTCAACGAGGGCAGCAGCGGTGCCACTGAGCAGAGCTCCCTGATGCGATATGTGGTGCAGACGGTGGGGAAGCTGGCTTTTGATGGTGTCACCAAAAGACGGACGCGCTTCACTgaggaggagctggagcagTGGGTGGGTGGCAAGACTAAAACAGACGAGGAGCTGCAGCAGTTGTCCGTCTTCCGCAATGACGTGCTGGACTTCTTTCTGGTGCCCTGCGTGGAGAACACCAAATTGCTGGAGGCTGGGGATGTGACCAAACAGCGATATGTATTCGCCATACCTACTATGCAGGAGTATCTTGCTGCCCTCTACATGGTGCTGGGAGAGAACAAGTCAGCTCTGGAGAGGTTAAGCCGAGACATGTCGATGGCTCTGGGACAGGCTGGGGAGGATCTGCAAAGCCTGGGGAACATCCTTTCTAAGTTCATCCCCCTCAGAATCTTTGCTGTCTTCAATCTTCTCCGGCTGGCACCCAATCTGTATGAGCGTGTGCTCAACATGACCAAAGGCCGCATTGCCCGAACCATGGCGGCTGAAATGTTCCGCTCGGAGGATAGCTTCAATGAGGATGTGCTGGACCAGGTGGAGCAGAGCCTGCTGGGCGTGCAGGGTCCACAGCCGAAGCAAGAGCTGGATATGAAGTCCTTTGAGCTCTATCCCATCTTCATGGGAGGTCTTCTGCACTATGGAAACCGAGCATTGCTGGAGCAGTTAGGCTGTCACATCACCAGCACGGCCGTGGCACAGATCACACATGGCCTCACCCGCCAGCTAGCTCAGCACGGCCAAAAGAATCTGCCGCCCACTGAGCTTATGGACCTTCTGCTGTTCCTCTATGAGTTCCAGAACCCACGCCTTACCAGCCAGGTCCTGAGCTCCCTCAAGACCATCAACCTCTCCACCGTTCGCATGACACCCATCAAATGCTTCATCTTGAGCTGGGTGCTGACCTGCAGCCCCCGAAGGCTCCTTCTGGATGAGCTGAACCTGTCCTCCTGCCATCTCAG GCTGTGTAACAACCCCCTGCTGGAGTCGGGAGCCCAGCACCTGCTGGAGGGTCTGCAGGGGAACCAATCTCTGAAAAGGTTGGACCTTATGCACACAGGCCTAGATGACAGTGCAGCCCGGCAGCTTGCAGAGCACCTAAGTGACATGACGAGCCCCGTAGGCCTAGAAGAGCTCAACGTGGCCTACAACGACATTGGGGACAGCGCCGGTCTGAAGCTGGTGGCCGCATGCCGGAAGCACCCGACAGTGCATACCGTGCA CCTGTATCTGAACCAGCTGAGTGAGATGGGGAAGCAGTCCCTGTATGTGGATGGCAGTGAAGCTGGTGCCGCTCGTCGGCTCCAGATCCTGACCTCCGTGACGGAGGGCGCGGACCTATCAGATGCCTGGCCGCGCATCCTCAGCATCATCCGCCAGAATGCCACATCCTGGGACCGCGGTCGTGTCCGTGAGCAGCTTCTGGACTTTCTCAGGGACCTGGAGTCCAGCCGGCGCCAGCAGCGTAACTTcctgaagaagcaccacttccgTCGTGTGGAAAAAGGAGTGAGGGAGTGCCTGCGCACCTTGGATGACAGAACCCCCTAA